TTCTGAcaactgtaaaataataataataatcagtcaGTCTATCAACTTCTGacaactgtaaaataaaataataataataataataataataataaaaataatcagcAATTCTATCAACTCCTGACaactataaaaaaataataacaataataacaggcGTTCCGAgtgtactgctaaagcaatacatgtaccGGGATCAAAATATattcttatctcctaaatttgAGGGCTGAAACTCTAtccaaaatgggtaaatcaccatgaaagtcaaacttgatctgtaacagtacacgaaAAACCTAAACATAAAGTTTCAGCCAAATTTCTGAAGACAATGTCAAAAAGAAATATCTGGAAAACAATGaaagacagatggatggacagacagacagaaggacagtgATGGTTTTATATGACAGTGGGTGGTGGtttgtggtggtagtggtttGTGGTGAAAGTATTTTTTGTGGTGGTTTGTGGTGAGTgttttgtggtggtggtggtgctttGTGATGGTTTGTGGTGAATGTTTTGTGGTGGTGGTTTGTGGTGTTAGTATTTTGTGGCGGTGGTGGTTTGTGGTGATAGTGTTCTTTTGTGGTGATAGTGTTCTGTTGTGGTGATTGTGTTGTTGTGGTGTTAGTATTTTGTGGCAGTGGTGTTTTGTGGTGATAGTGTtctgttgtggtggtggtgttctGTTGTGGTGATAGTGTTCTGTTGTGGTGTTAGTATTTTATAGCGGTGGTGTTTTGTGATGATAGTGTTCtgttgtgatggtggtggtttgTGGTGAGAGTTTTATTATGGTGTTAGGTTTGTGGTGATAATgttttgtggtggtggtggtctgtggtggtggtggtggtgatggatGTGCtgctgtgatggtggtggtcTGTGGTGGTCTTTTGTGGCAGTGGTGGTCtatggtagtggtggtgttttatggtggtggtgatggtctGTAATGGTGGTGGTTTGTAGTAGTGGTGTTTTGTGATGGTGTTGTTTTGTGATGGTGATGTtttgtggtgatggtggtttGAGGCTATGGCAGTTTGTGGTGGTATTGttgttgctattattattattatttactttttaaatattggtagACCTTATTTGTAATATCAAAATTAGTAAAGACAAAAGATAGGATAAATGGGatgtaattgtaaaataattttaaataatattaataaaatgtgcaCATACCCAGCTATTGAGCCATACTGTAAAGTTGCCTTCATTTCAGGTTCAGATATATCCAGCGTTGTGCCATCACTGCAAACAGAACAtgacagggctcgaacttagtGATGGAAACAGTGGCAATTGCTGCCGttcagatataaattgccaAAGATCTGGAGCACTTTTGTGCCACTGGACAAAAATGACTGCTGTCGGTAAAGTTCCTAaatgatgggaaaatgtaaacACATGGTGTAGGCCTACATTATGTGCCAGTATTTGTACATttggcaccacgactggtatatcaaaggccgtggtatgtactatccggtctgtgggattgtgcatatacaacatcccttgccactaatgaaaacatatagagggtttcctctctatgattgtgtcaaaatgaacatatgtttgacatccaatagctgatgattaataaatcaatttgttctagtggtgtcattcaacaaaaaTGGTTGAATGCAAAATctgtcaattttttttctcaacGCAATGTTCAAACCACAATTAAAATTTGGTACAAAGCAAACTTCTTTTCTTGGACAGACAGACTAAGAACTAGACTCAAGTTAAagatacacagacagagacagagacagagagagagagagagagagagagagagagagagagagagagagagagagagagagagagagagagagagagagtggagagagagaaagagaaagagaaacacacacagagacacagacatagagggacagacagagagagagagactgagagataGAGAAAGTAGTGACAGACTAACACTAAAAAAAACAGACAAAGAAAGACGTGGGATGGGAGAAAATGAATGAGAGAGTAGGGGAGAAAAAGGGAggggatagagagagacagacagacagacagacagatagacaaacagccatacacacacaaaatgctTTTCCTttaacagtgtttctgccagaaagaaatttttgggtatggcactatggactTGAATGCAACCATAGTCAACAgtggtatggggggcctcccccagaaagacaatgggttaagtttagggttagggttaaaaaaatcatacagtaatgataagagtaattaattttgtcaaaacgttAACTTAAAAAACTCCACAAATCTGCAAAGACATTTGGGTATGGTgaaatacctgttttaccctctggcagaaaccctgtttaataatattcacactaatataaatataataataaattacaccAACTGAAGACAATCTAAAGAAAATCTaaagaaaatttaaaactaaactTACTTCATCATGAATTGTCCATTTATTATGGGAAACGTTTTAGGATTCGGATAACCAGTGGACACATAGATGTGAtttgctgacaaaaacaacaaaaacaaaatattgtttaatgataAATTCACGGAGTTATCAGTGCGAAAAATGTCCACAACTTTATTCCTGGGCCGTACTGTATTTAAAACTTTGGAGTTCAATGACACCCCCCACCATTCTTAAAGTTGTAAGTGTTATATTGTACTATATATTTTCACAGGTCTTTGTGATAAGTAACAACTGATTAATCACATATAAGCATAttgcataattaactcaagtatatcaaaattgaaatatgtttcCACATGGATTAAACAGTGATTTTCTCAAGAATCCATgccaaaaacaatatattaaaaaacaaatacatttaggtaaaaactaaattatataaaagaaagtttgttttgtttaacgacacctttagagcacattgatttattaatcatcagttactggatgtcaaaagtagtggtatgtgctatcctgtctgtgggatggtgtatataaaagatcccttgttactaaaggaaacatgtagttgagtttcctctctaagactatacataaaaattaccaaaaatttgacatctaaaagctgatgattaataaatcaatgtactctagtggtgtcattaatgaaaacaaactttagctttgtTAACATGGAGATGCAATTAAAATTCAAACAGTGACATCATATGGTATCCTATTGGTCATCTTCACTGtattttgcaatttaaaataattaataatttacaaaaaagcagtaaattaaattatttggatgtaatTTTGTGGACATATAACTCAAGGTTTATTCTGTATAGTtcaacatattaataaatagtttttgtcATTATGCAATTTTGAGACTGTGCCTTTAAGGGTCAGAAGAGAGTGAGAAATTGAGCCTTAAACTtaggaatgcttaagcaaggcttttggactggcaggcatattcaacaatatataatgcacattgctgcttaatatcaacaagtatattattatatgtaattaataaaacagttaaatgtgacagctattatatataacgggcgcagccattttgttccattccagtgaatacgccctctggtgagctggtagttacgtaatatttaacgcgtaacatcaggaatgagtcttagaactagaaaaacaaatttacttGGTTTTTGCGGAATGATACAAtagtcatgcattgcaatgtcctgtaataatatacatcctagtaagccaaaaataagtatatattatttttcaatacaagtAAACCACGAATGttaaagtggctacacaacaagtcgaaataattatactatgttttgtccatacattaacctacgtactgaaatgatacatgggcgtgttttcttagttaattggtctattctgttagttgcctctacctgtgattcctgattggtaggtgtgtatttgattggtaaccagacgagccaattaattgacgtgtctagacacaaaaatacataacagtattgtgtaatattacctgtcacccctaaaatggtaatggacatggtttattactgtaaatagttctgtaaaactatcgattaagtagactttcccatttaaaatcacagaactgatcAATTAtttagtcccaaagaaaagaaaattatcacttgggtatcgtgggttgtcatCTTTGCACTTAAGTGACATTAGTAATCTAGCATGCCAACATTTTGTGTACATTtttctttggattatttaacagtgaaaaatattataaccccatttcattccgttaatgcaacttgaaatatatttagttaaatagtttattatattctCACATCATTTGATGTTTTACatgtcaggttgatcaaagagaagtgccttgttataaattactgtttttgtttacactgtgcaaaCAGGagttggtcaggagctgacCTTACTTCGCTCCAAGCTAGAGTACCGGTACCAGAGGcatcgaaaagaaaagaaaatggctgcccccagttagcaggaataatcacaggttttttttattaacactaaaattacacgtttttcatttgttaacttgtcagtatgtgttggtggtccacgtatgcatctttccaacacatacgactcatgtttcactttactctccctttaaatcACGGAGTTTGGAACTCTCCTTTATTAGATGGTGGAGgatgaaacaaatttaaaataatattatccaACTCAAAAAACtgattcttgttttgtttaaatacctTCAGGGTCAGGAAATGGTGTTTTTGTTCGACGCTTGCTGACATTGTTTAGATAGATGTCGTAGTTTTCAATTctgtaattattaaaaacaaaaaaaacaatttcagtgttaaacaaagatattctcggaaccgaacatacgggtacttcgacccctggccgccaCTGTTTATCACGTGAtgcggtgaagcttctccttagttacgtatggtttgatagtgaaatgaggcaactttggtcgatcatttacaacagttaacggtcacgatgcctaaaacatgttgtgcagttggctgcataaaccataacatgatgttaaaaaaaaaattgttttacaaatttccaaaagaagagactaggcgccgcttgtgggtagggtcattaaaacgacaaacctgatggaatttcatggcttccctcacagaatgcaactacgttgactttaatgttgttgcttgttgacaccaacagagattaatttagcaaaaaaaatggttaaagtatgtgcagtgataaaaatcccacattatactgtaaataaaatacacaattccatcgtcttCCATGTAAAAAACCCGAACAAAACGATGCATCCatttcttgaataaagagtatattcctttatcattaaatttgtgtggtctttatttttcatttaatcatagttgcttggatattatctatacttgtatttattttgccatactacagctactacatcttatttatttattttttaattttaaaataaaagtttatactgctaaattacacacatataaaaattataatataggcctaaattcttgtttaaactttaattattattattttttttttttgcaaatgtgtctgtagcaggcctgcagtaagaaaatataggtcgTTCCCCCCTTCTCTCcgtgtttagtatttactttggtgcagagggtaaataatgtgtgtgtgcctttgttcaagtatatatataaagtttgtgtgcgtgtgtatatatctatctatatatatatatatatacatatatatatatatacatacatatatatatatatatatatatatatatatatatatatatacacacacacacacacatatacatgaccggcctcggtggcgcagtggttaagccatcagactacaggctggtaggtacagggttcgtagcccgataccggctccaacccagagcgagttcttatgggctcaatgggtaggtttaaggcctcttctctctcactaaccactaaccaactaacaactaacccactgtcctggacagacagcccagatagctgaggtgtgtgcccaggacagcgtgcttgaaccttaattggatataagcacgaaaataagttgaaagaagaagaagaatacatatacataaatctaaaaatctattctattgtggatcaatataatttggtggttgtggtacattttgcttgttcaAGTTAagaggacttacctttttacatatatatgtagtttcatggtattctacagttcagtgtgtgtgtgtttgtgtgtgtaatctgctttagcaattacctgcaataaaatgaatggtcaactgccatatctgatatttgttttccattttgaaaacactgtttgacatgaagaatatagcatttaaccatctcattcatatattttcctgaatatgctacataagtgcatctacatgaggtaatttaatccgggttaaaagcaacttaggttaaataggtgtagtctagtagaaggcataccgatatagatcagtttattaacaaccatatttGCCTCCTTTCTCCAGCTTTACattgtatactattaaaaattagttttgtagatattacttaaattgaactgctataacaattccaatacagcacaagactgaacaagaaaatatctgcaatatccattgtgactagatataaaacaacaccaatattatatatatatatattaaccattatttactcaggtaggtttttgtgttttattactaaatataccaggttaaaccctattattaaaacatttgcatgtttgttcgacgaggtaacacttatgttttattaggttgtagacctcgacatgaaaataactgagggaactgattatatgctccctaatgtagtttatggggagcaatttaaaatattaccatattgatacatgtatataaattcacatgccaaaggaaactatatattattctccttgaactaatctcaggtatgatgggtaagtagagagagatattgctccccctagaagtcaaggtctgaggatggctatattttattattgctattttttgttgcctgcattcaaccggtaaggaagggcaacatcatgtggtaattttgcaatctgtaaaaacaaaagcatttcattatttcaagaaaaggtattttgttttaagaataaaagaatgtattcagtggaacattatactattgccaatacatctatataacaagatatgacaataatactattgtaattttgaagttgtaaagtaacaactttgccattgtttaattattacatattatttggaaataaaataattattaaatcataaaaataattaacttaatcatgcatacaaattttattataaatacaaattatatattttgtatcccacatcataattattatattaataattatcttatcatttcaaaattgtcaaaatttataattaacattacctgaaaattgcatcaacaaaaattatattctgcccaacctgccctgtcccctcgacattcaaagtacacggaaacacatcggtactaaatatagattatactaattcagattcccgttgttcgtttctcttatatggcaacccaagctgttataatacacataagacgTATTGCAACTATGTATTTGctgcagaaaataaatgacaatatgtatggcatgtaaaaagttaatatgataactttattctatgtaatcCAGTAATCACTAAgactttgcttcacccccaaagacccggatgatcggtaactaggccgtgtgacgtcacgccggttctGAGAATGTCACAGCCCGTGCAGATTGCGTACACAGGCACACTCGCTTTATCAGTTTATGATAATCTCTTGCTCTCATTctcacccctctctctctctcgctctgcttgtatgtgtgtgtccccATCGTAAATGTAAATGAGGTAGTCTATTATTAAACACATACTTCGTttccatttgttttctttccataAGCACGCTGCACAGGGAATAAGTTATAACTGTATGCGGGTAACTAGTTACTCGCATCCAATATGGCGGAAGACGAACATGATGAGtgaaaggagctcaatcacggatttagtgggccttgtttctctaaatatgcattataaatgaaacttaattcatttggaataccaaacatagttattgtatgatccaaaacattttaattctcGGAAGGGGCGTGACGTTACACGgtctagttaccgatcatccgggtctttgggggtgaagcaaagccttagtgattactgttttacatagaataaagttatcatattaactttttgcatgccttgcatatggtcatttattttctgtagctaacacatagttgcagcatGAGTATTATAGCAGGTTGGGTTgtcatataagagaaacgaacaacgggaataTGAATTAGTACAGTCTATATTTATTACGGACATGTTTCCGTATAGCTTATATTGTCGAGGGCACCTGACGagaggcaggttgggcagaacaatttttgttgatgcaattttcaggtaatattaattataaattttaacaacttagaaatgataagataattattaatattataataattatgatgtgtgctacaaaatatataatttgtatgtataataataaaatttatatgcatgattcaagataattctttttatgatttaacataattattttatttccaaatagaatgtaataattaaacaattgcaaagttgttactttacaactttaaattacagtattattattgtcattcttattatatagatgtcttggcaacagtgaaaatgttccactgaatacattcttttattcttcaaaaaaaaaaaaaacaacgtttcttgaaataatgaaatgattttgtttttacagattgtgaaattatctcatgatgttggccttccttaccggttgaatgcagacgaaaagaaaatagcaataataaaatatagccaacctCAGACCTTGTCACATAAGGGGagttatatctctctctctagctaccCATCACTtccctgagattagttcaaggagaataatatatagctccctttggcatgtgaatattaatattttaaattgcctcCATAATCTAAATTAGGGTAgcaattaaaactacattccctggaatattttttattatttatgcatATAGAACAGGAAATCCAATTacatttggtgcatatatgacgccgcactccgcattggtttcactacgctggcttatccaggtcaaaaaggtgttttttggaaatgtgcggtcagtcttgcatcgatccccatcggcgggtatacaaaaagaccatggtatgtgatatcctgtctgtgggatggtacatataaacgatcccttgctaaaaaaaaatgtagcgggtttccaggGCGCGTGTGCGGGGATTTCAGCAGCGTTGGTGTTCTAGATTGTGTTgtgcgaagtttatatggggccatgcttccccagaaaatacatttaattttttttaaagcttggtcaagtaagggtttcgacctccaataccctccccctgcacatgcacccgattcctctctaagattatatgtcaaaattaccaaattttagacatccaacagcagatggaaggaaggataggatatgttttatttaacgacgcactcaacacattttatttacagttgtatgcggtcggatgattattaaatcaatatgctttatctttgatgtcgttaaacacccccccccccccaactttaccctttccaaacaaaataatatttatttgaatttgtcgattttaacacgtaaaattaagaagtgaaaacgttcattgtgtactttagtatattttattttaaaaatatatacataattaatgtgttactagtatacaaactaaactttgaaagttctactaacactttataaaatatcaattctgaaataggaaggtacgactgtcgataatacgtcgtcaagatcaaaccggttataactaaagactagtaccgtatcctcaaccgaacgttcttcgtacagcgcaagatttctctcttaattttttgagacgaaccctacaatttgaatcggcaaacgcacgtgttaactgaaactgacgacaggctgtcgtttgtgctttgccgagctatggcggcacaggcgacgaatcgagcgtatacttttgacgatctccgttcatagcgaacatacacacacacacacacacacacacacacacacacacacacgtttaaaaaaaaaaacttttataataataataattattattaaatgtgtgtgtaatttaactgcatatacttttattttaaaaataaaaataaataaataaatagatgtagTAGCCGaagatggcaaaataaatacaaatatagagAATGTCTTGATTGAACtctaaaattagattaaatgaaaaatgaagaccacacaaatttgatgataaaaagagatactctttattcaagaactggatgcatccgggttttttttttataatgtagaAATATTATCAATGCATATGCTTTAACAATTTTGGTTGCTGTTAACGTCGGTTATTGttgacaagcaacaacattaaactcaACGTAGTCGCATTTTGTGTGGGAAGCCATGATGATGGATGCATCAGGTTTGTCACGTGTTAGTGCCTCTACCCAGAAGCGGCGTCTGGTCTCTTCGAAAGTTGTAAAACGATATAAAACGATATagcctataaaaaaaatgtattctgaGATTTATTGCCCTTTGCAATTTtcagcatttgaaatgtgactaaatacagcaaaataatcttttaatcatatttatttctggtaaaattaactttttaacctcaaaattgcaatcagtgaaaacttattaagttcaagccctgttgttagtttgtgtattgtccgtagttagtttcagttaatctacctcagcagctgataatttgtaattgttatttttatttctttatttat
The sequence above is drawn from the Gigantopelta aegis isolate Gae_Host chromosome 6, Gae_host_genome, whole genome shotgun sequence genome and encodes:
- the LOC121374170 gene encoding kynurenine/alpha-aminoadipate aminotransferase, mitochondrial-like isoform X2; this translates as MEEPDLLRQDRIENYDIYLNNVSKRRTKTPFPDPEANHIYVSTGYPNPKTFPIINGQFMMNDGTTLDISEPEMKATLQYGSIAGNQELRHWLIDLQHCLHSPPLLDGGNELNTTDLIMTTGCTEGIEKVTQDHSLFL